In Fusobacterium massiliense, the genomic stretch TTCTTTCTTCAAATTCTTCTTTATTTTTTACTAAAAAATACATTATTCCCCCTATTTTATTACAACATTTGATAATATTAGTTCTCCTGTTGTCTTATCAATACCACTTATATATGTATCATAATTTCCTTGATTTACTAGTTTCAAAAGTTGCTCCTTTGTATAATCCCCCAACTTCTCTCCTGGTATGTTGCTGAATACCTTTTTTATCCAACCTTCTGATAATTGTAAAAGTTTTCCTGCTCCCTCAGATACTCTTGTTGCACCACTAGATGTAAGTTGTTTACTATCCATTATAACTAATTGTAACCTGCCATCTGTCACATTCACAAAAATATGATCAAAACCATTATTACTTCCATATTTTCCATCTAATAACTTATATCCATACTCTTTTAATACATTATTTGTTATTTGTTCAGTTAGTTCTCCAGATTTATCTCCATTTTTTATAACTTCTTGAGCTAATTTTAAATTTTTGCCTTCTAATTCTATAGCATATCCTTTACCTTCAACTGTTTTATTTCCTAAAATATCTTTTCCTTTTATTCTACCAGTTTTTGAGCCATAAATTTTTTCTTTAATTTTACTTAATAAATCTTTTTTAGGTTCTTTTCCATTTGGATCAGGACTTTGTGAACTTCCACTACTTTCTTCTTGCTTCTGTCCTTTTCTTGCTTCTTCTAATTTCTCACCCTTATCTTTAGCTTCTTCAATATATTTAATTACTGCATCTTTGGTTGCAAATAATTCTGGATTATCTACTAATACTTGTGCCCATTGGTAATTTTGTGGGTTTGATAAAAAATTATAAACAACAGGACCATATTTATTATTGCCACTGGTCCATACTTAACAACTAAATCGCTTACAGCTACTACAGCTACTGGAGCTAAAGCTAAAACAAAGTGTTCCCTATCCTTCTCAGGTACAAGTTTGGCCTCTGCATATTGTTCTTCTAATGATTTTTGCTTTGGATACTTTGTTCTTAAACTTTCAAGATATTTCTCTTTATCTGTTTCACTAAATACTTTTGTCTTATCTTCCTTTTCTAACTTGCTTCTTGTATATAGTGATGTTTCTTCTCCAAGATAGCCCTCATCATAAGTATTCATATGAGCTAGTTCATGAACAAATACTTTTGAAAAATCTTTATTATTTAGATTATTTATTGATATAAATATTCTTTCTTTTCTTCTTTCGCCTGTTTCTTTATCCTTTGAATCTACACTAAATGAATTTTCTTCATCTGTTAATATTACTTCTGGAATATCTCCTTTGTATCCTTTGCTAACATTGCTCTATCAAATACTACTACATTTGTTAAGGTATCTGTATAATATGGTCCATTTGGGTTCGTTACATCTGTCAGTACCATTTTAATGTCTGGTCCTGCATATCCTTTTGCTCTTAGGGAATCATTTAATAATTTATTCATTACTGATACTTGTTCTACTTGTGTTTTATCGTCTATTTTTCCATTCTTTATTGCTTTTTTATCTAGTATTGATAAGTATTCTGGATTCTTTGCTACTTGATTTTCTATTGCTCATCCTAATAAATTTCTTTTAAAAATTAATTATATTACTTTTTAAATAACCTCTTGTAATATAAAAATTAATGTGAAAATGTCTAAAATTATGCTTCCTATCAGATATTCATAAAAAATTAGTATCCCCATCATAATTTCTAATTTATTTTTCTTATATTTTATCTTTAAAATTAAGAGAACAATAATTCCTAAAATATAAATATACTTTCTAAAATCAGCTGGACAAAAATATAAAATTTTTGTTGCTAAAAAAAATGAATAATTAATTATTCCAAAGATTTTTTTACTCAAATTAATTTCAATAAATAGAAAAATTAAATTTAAAAGAATCATAAAATAAAATATAATTCCATAAGGTAATGATGATTGAGTAATTTTTACCATACTATGTAGATTATTTAAAAAGTTCAAAAATTTTATCATTATTTTATCTCCATTTATTCATATATTCTTGGTATATTTTATAATTTAATTTCCCATTTTTATCAACTACTTCTCTAAATAAATAATCTTTAAAATATAATTTTGACATCTCATATAATTCCTCTCTTTGAGCTTTTGTAAGCTTGTCTTTTGAGTTGACTCCATAATCTATCCAAGCTGGAACATCTATGCCCAAATGTATTATATTCTCATAAGCTACATCAAAATCTAAAAAATTATAACTTCCTTCCCAAACACCCATATTATATGTACCATTATTTATCCCATCATTTATTATTTCACCAGTTTTTTTATTAATAACAACTTCTTTTCCTTTTTTATTTACATATTTTTCATTTGGAAATTTTATGTTGATAGAAACCTCTCCATTTTCATTTATTTCTATATTATGTAACTGAGCCATTGAATCAGGTAATTTATCATATAGTTCTTTTTCTAATTCTGTTCTTTTTTTGTTATCTTTTTCTGAAGCAATTTTTGCTCTTAATTTAGCCTGTTCTTTTTCAAAATCTTCTTTATCCTTAAAAACAACATTATTAGTATCTTGAATATAATAATAAGTGTATTTTTCAGGATTATTTAAAATTTTTTCTTTTGTTACTTTATACATTTTAGATAATAAATATGTATTATCTTTTACAAACTTTTCAGCTTCTAAATATTTATTAAAATTTTTCCAATCTACATAATGTTCCTTATCTTTCTCAGGTACAAGTTTAGCTTCTGCAAATTGTTGCTCTATACTTTTTTGATCTTTATATTTATTTCTCAAGTTATTTAGATAGTCTGCTTTTTCTTTTTCTGTAAATACCTTATTTTTGTTTTCGCTTCCTATCTTTCTTGTTGTATGAAGTGATGTTTCTTCTCCATCTTTTCCTTCATCATATGTATTCATATGAGCTTTTTCATGTCCAAATAATCTTGAGAAAGCTAAGTTTGGATCTGCTATATCATTTTTTGAGAAATATATCTTTTCTTTTCTTTTAGCTCCTGTTTCTTTATCTTTTGAATCTACTGAAAAGGAATGTGCTTCATCTGTTAATAAGACCTCTGGAATCTCTCCTTGATATCCATTTTCTCTTAGACATTTTCTTATCAATTTCTTAAAAATATATTAAGAATCTTTTTGAGAATAGGGTTATAAAATTCTTTATTTCTATAACCCTATCTCTTAAATATTATTATTTTTTAAATGAACTCCTACTATCTCTTATTTCATTTATATCCTCTTTAAGCTTTGACATAGTTACTTCTTTTCCATCAACACCATTATATCCTACTAATACCTTTTTATCTTCATATTCTTTTTTAGATAAATAATTTACATAGAAAATATAAAAATCTAATTCTTCAAAATTCATATCTTTGAATATTTCTAAATCTTTTATTGCTTCACTACCAGTATTAATTATATAATAATCATCTTTTTTAGATAAAATTAATTTTTTCTCATTTAAAATAATATTCGATACTTTTTTATATCTTTCTTCAATCTCTAAATTATAAATAACTGATAATTCCTCTTGTTTTTTTCTTACTTTATTTAACATTATTTTTTTATCTGCATATTCTTTAAGTTTGAGTAGAAGAATTGTATTTATTTTTAGAAAATCATTATGTTCTAAAAATAATCCAAATGAATAAGTTTTTCTATCAGTTTCTATTTTCATAAATTTTTGTTTTGAATTAAACAAATAATTCAATATACCTGGGTCTAACATAAGAGATATCCCAAATGTATCTTTAAAATATATTTTTTTAATCTCATCTAAAAAGATTTTTTTAGAATATAGAACTTTCTCTTTATTTCCTAAAGCTTGAATAATTAAATAATCTTCTCTTATTACAATTTTTTCAGCGGAGATATAAAATAAGGAAATATAAATATACCCAATTATTAAAATAACTGAAAGTGGATTAAAAAATATATTTATAGTTTTTAAAGTAATAATAGAAAATAAAGCTATAAAAAATAAAGTATATATTTTATAAAAAATTATATATTTTAAATAACTTTTAAATACTTCTACTTCTCCACATTGATCTTTTATTTCCACCATTCTCTAATTCCTCCATATAGTCAGAAAGCCTTTTTATTATGTCTGCTATTATAACAGCATTTTTTATAGCAGTTGTTTTATCTTTAGCTAATTCAGATATTCTATCCAACTCATAACCTATTTGTTTTTCAATCTCTTTCTTAGATTTTTTAATAAATTTTGAACTAGTTACAATTGAATTATCAACACTTCCATAAACATTAACAGGCAACTTTAATTCAACTCCATCTATACCTTTTGCTAATCCTCCACTTACCCTTATTCCTATAAATTTTTTATTGTCATCAAACAATAATTCTCCACCAATATTTAGAATTTTCACAGTACTATATCCTATACCTCCTACAAATGAATAACCATTAAGTTCTTCAGAGGTGTTTACATTTTTAAGAAAAACATATGATTTTCCACCTCCTATACCTATCATTCCTAATCCAATTCCAAAATCAGTTGTTTTTGCATATTCTAAATCACCTGTATTTTCATTATAAATTGTATACTTAGTTCTTCCACCATTTACTCTTCCTATAAATTCTGCCGAAACATTAATACTTTTTCCTGCTGCCCAATGTTCCTTATCTTTCTCAGGCACAAGTTTAGCTTCTGCAAATTGTTGCTCTATACTCTTTTGATCCTTATACTTATTTCTCAAGTTATTTAGATAGTCTGCTTTTTCTTCTTCTGTAAATACCTTATTTTTGTTTTCACTTCCTATCTTTTTAGTTGTATGGATTGATGTATCTTCTCCATATTTTCCTTCATCATAAGTATTCATATGTGCTTTTTCATGTCCAAATAATCTTGAGAAAGCTAAGTTTGGATCTGCTATATCATTTTTTGAGAAATATATCTTTTCTCTTCTTTTTGCTCCTGTTTCTTTATCTTTTGAATCCACTGAAAATGAGTGAGCTTCATTTGTTAATAAGACCTCTGGAATCTCTCCTTCGTATCCATTTTCTCTTAGATATCTTTCTATTAAATTTTGTGCCAGCTTTTGTTTGTCTTCTAAACTTAAGCTTTCTTCTTTTATCAAATTAAATTCTTTTTGATGTTCATCCTTAAATTTATCTAGTAAGACTCCTTCTATTGATTCTTTAAATTTCTTTTGATCTAAGATTTCATGTAAACTTCCTAATTTCTTAAAAGCATACTTTATTTCATTTCTCTTATCTTCTCCAATTAAATCAGTATGAAGCTCTGCATCTAAATGTTTTTCTTCATCTTTTGTTTTTTCTTGTGCTTTATCCTTATTTGTATTGAAACCTAAATCTTCAGCTTTTACTTTTTGTCCTGCTACTTCAAAATCTGTATTTAAAGCTGTGGCTCTATTTATTTGTTCCTTATCTACCTTATCATGTTTTACTGATGTATTTGGTACATTTGTTCCAAAACTTACTCCTCCACCAATATTTTCTTATTTATTCTTATCTTCTAAATCTTTTACTACTACTTTATTGGCTGATACTTTTAATTTATTTGTTTCACTTTCAGAACCTATTACTGCACCTATATTTGTTAAGTTTTCAGTATCTATTTTTCCACCATTTTTAGCTATTAATGAGCTTTGCTTATTTACCCAGTCTTTTTCTCCATTACCTTTACTTCCATTAATATTTGCACTAAAATTAGATGGATTCGTTAAGTTTATACTAAAACTTCCTCCATATGAGCTATCTTTTCTTTCAGATTTATCTTGTTTACTTTCTATCACTACATTCTTAGCTTTAATATCTAATTTATCTGCTTCAACATTTGCACCAGATAGAGTTAAATTTTCTGAATTTGTTTTTAATTTTCCTCCTACATTACTCAGTCCAAACTTCATACTAGTATGCCACTCCAACATCTATTGTTTCTGCTACATACATATCCTTACTAATACTTGTTCTACTTGAATTTAATTGTCTACTTTATTGTATTTTTCCTAAGATATATATTTTCATTCATAAATAAAAT encodes the following:
- a CDS encoding hemolysin, encoding MIKEESLSLEDKQKLAQNLIERYLRENGYEGEIPEVLLTNEAHSFSVDSKDKETGAKRREKIYFSKNDIADPNLAFSRLFGHEKAHMNTYDEGKYGEDTSIHTTKKIGSENKNKVFTEEEKADYLNNLRNKYKDQKSIEQQFAEAKLVPEKDKEHWAAGKSINVSAEFIGRVNGGRTKYTIYNENTGDLEYAKTTDFGIGLGMIGIGGGKSYVFLKNVNTSEELNGYSFVGGIGYSTVKILNIGGELLFDDNKKFIGIRVSGGLAKGIDGVELKLPVNVYGSVDNSIVTSSKFIKKSKKEIEKQIGYELDRISELAKDKTTAIKNAVIIADIIKRLSDYMEELENGGNKRSMWRSRSI